In one Phyllostomus discolor isolate MPI-MPIP mPhyDis1 chromosome 8, mPhyDis1.pri.v3, whole genome shotgun sequence genomic region, the following are encoded:
- the TNFRSF13B gene encoding tumor necrosis factor receptor superfamily member 13B isoform X2 codes for MEPCPNEQYWDNLLNVCHSCRSICNHRIPRSCTAFCKSLNCHKEQGRYYDQLLRDCISCASICGRHPKQCTYFCENKFRSHMTLQSELRRQKTGKAETKSDNWGRYQGSENRGLEAGPATPGLTLSTDQLALVYSSLGLCLGAIICCFLLAVACFLKRSGDQSSCRCPAGLCWSWAKSSKGCHHLNISAIK; via the exons ATGGAGCCATGCCCCAATGAGCAATACTGGGACAACCTGTTGAACGTCTGCCACTCCTGCAGATCCATCTGCAACCATCGGATTCCACGTTCCTGTACAGCCTTCTGCA AGTCACTAAACTGTCACAAGGAGCAAGGCAGGTACTATGACCAGCTCCTGAGGGACTGCATCAGCTGTGCCTCTATCTGCGGACGTCACCCTAAGCAATGCACATACTTCTGTGAGAACAAGTTTCGGAGCCACATGACCCTACAATCAGAGCTCAGGAGACAGAAGACTGGGAAAGCTGAAACCAAATCAGACAACTGGGGAAGGTACCAGGGATCAGAGAACAGAGGCTTAGAGGCAGGTCCAG CCACCCCAGGGCTGACACTGAGTACCGACCAGCTGGCCCTGGTCTACAGCAGCCTGGGACTCTGCCTCGGTGCCATCATCTGCTGCTTCCTCCTGGCCGTGGCCTGCTTCCTCAAGAGGAGCGGGGACCAGTCCTCCTGCCGGTGTCCCGCAGGGCTGTGTTGGTCCTGGGCCAAGTCCTCCAAGG GTTGCCATCACCTAAACATTTCTGCAATAAAGTAA
- the TNFRSF13B gene encoding tumor necrosis factor receptor superfamily member 13B isoform X1, with translation MEPCPNEQYWDNLLNVCHSCRSICNHRIPRSCTAFCKSLNCHKEQGRYYDQLLRDCISCASICGRHPKQCTYFCENKFRSHMTLQSELRRQKTGKAETKSDNWGRYQGSENRGLEAGPATPGLTLSTDQLALVYSSLGLCLGAIICCFLLAVACFLKRSGDQSSCRCPAGLCWSWAKSSKDHRTEAGSTAHRPQEPVETCGFCFPKCGVPTQESSGQLGAPSPTNDGRCGCPSPAVAGRACMESLSPEGTLEAVCWPAQEGGPAV, from the exons ATGGAGCCATGCCCCAATGAGCAATACTGGGACAACCTGTTGAACGTCTGCCACTCCTGCAGATCCATCTGCAACCATCGGATTCCACGTTCCTGTACAGCCTTCTGCA AGTCACTAAACTGTCACAAGGAGCAAGGCAGGTACTATGACCAGCTCCTGAGGGACTGCATCAGCTGTGCCTCTATCTGCGGACGTCACCCTAAGCAATGCACATACTTCTGTGAGAACAAGTTTCGGAGCCACATGACCCTACAATCAGAGCTCAGGAGACAGAAGACTGGGAAAGCTGAAACCAAATCAGACAACTGGGGAAGGTACCAGGGATCAGAGAACAGAGGCTTAGAGGCAGGTCCAG CCACCCCAGGGCTGACACTGAGTACCGACCAGCTGGCCCTGGTCTACAGCAGCCTGGGACTCTGCCTCGGTGCCATCATCTGCTGCTTCCTCCTGGCCGTGGCCTGCTTCCTCAAGAGGAGCGGGGACCAGTCCTCCTGCCGGTGTCCCGCAGGGCTGTGTTGGTCCTGGGCCAAGTCCTCCAAGG ATCACAGAACGGAAGCTGGGAGCACAGCACACAGGCCGCAGGAACCTGTGGAGACCTGCGGCTTCTGTTTCCCCAAGTGCGGGGTGCCCACCCAAGAGAGCTCGGGCCAGCTGGGTGCCCCCAGCCCCACGAACGATGGGAGGTGTGGGTGCCCCAGCCCTGCAGTGGCTGGAAGGGCCTGCATGGAGTCCTTGTCCCCGGAGGGCACTCTGGAGGCTGTGTGCTGGCCTGCCCAGGAGGGGGGCCCAGCTGtgtga